A genomic stretch from Solanum stenotomum isolate F172 chromosome 8, ASM1918654v1, whole genome shotgun sequence includes:
- the LOC125874277 gene encoding purine permease 3-like isoform X2, translating to MTIQNRSSRMKKILLIINSIFLAVGTCGAPLIMRLYFIKGGKRIWLSCWLQTVAWPINFIPLVISYLYRRKNNNNNSSKLILMTPRIFMATIGIGILQGCVNYSYAYGLAKLPVSTSGLLSSTQLVFTAFFAFIIVRLKFTSYSVNSVFLLTIGAVVLALHSGSDRPEGESKKLYILGFIMTLAAAALAGLIFPLVELIYKKAQQAITYTFVLEFQIVYCFVATLFSTIGMIINNDFQAISGEAKTFELGEGRYYVVIILSAIIWQFYSLGSIGVIYSASSLVCGILISVLLPLTEVLAVILYRENFSAEKGISLALSLWGFVSYFYGDYKANNKRKNNQSPEIETIDKINCTP from the exons ATGACCATTCAAAATCGATC CTCAAGAATGAAGAAAATTCTTCTAATCATCAACTCTATATTTCTAGCTGTAGGAACCTGTGGTGCCCCTTTGATCATGCGCCTCTACTTCATCAAAGGAGGCAAAAGAATTTGGTTATCATGCTGGCTACAAACTGTTGCTTGGCCAATCAATTTCATCCCTTTAGTCATTTCCTACTTGTATCGtcgcaaaaataataataataatagcagCAAGCTCATTCTCATGACTCCCCGGATTTTCATGGCCACTATAGGGATTGGAATCCTACAAGGATGTGTGAACTATTCCTACGCTTATGGCTTAGCCAAATTACCCGTTTCCACTAGCGGACTTCTCAGTTCTACTCAACTTGTTTTCACTGCCTTCTTTGCCTTCATTATTGTGAGGCTGAAGTTCACTTCTTATTCCGTCAACTCCGTTTTTTTATTAACGATTGGTGCAGTGGTTTTGGCCCTACACTCCGGTAGTGATCGACCGGAGGGAGAGTCGAAGAAACTCTATATATTAGGGTTTATTATGACCCTGGCAGCTGCTGCATTGGCTGGCCTTATTTTTCCTTTGGTAGAGTTGATATACAAAAAGGCACAACAAGCAATCACTTACACATTTGTATTGGAGTTTCAGATTGTATATTGCTTTGTTGCTACTCTCTTTTCAacaattgggatgatcattaaCAACGATTTTCAG GCAATTTCAGGTGAGGCAAAAACATTTGAACTTGGAGAAGGTAGATATTATGTTGTGATAATATTGAGTGCAATAATTTGGCAATTCTACTCCTTAGGGTCCATTGGAGTCATCTATTCTGCTTCTTCTTTGGTATGTGGCATTTTGATATCAGTTCTACTTCCTCTCACCGAAGTTTTAGCTGTTATCCTTTACCGCGAAAATTTCAGTGCAGAGAAAGGGATTTCTCTTGCCCTTTCTCTATGGGGAtttgtttcatatttttatggTGATTATAAAGCGAACAACAAGAGAAAGAATAATCAATCTCCAGAAATTGAGACGattgataaaattaattgtaCCCCGTGA
- the LOC125874277 gene encoding purine permease 3-like isoform X1, whose protein sequence is MDSKMEPQVSSRMKKILLIINSIFLAVGTCGAPLIMRLYFIKGGKRIWLSCWLQTVAWPINFIPLVISYLYRRKNNNNNSSKLILMTPRIFMATIGIGILQGCVNYSYAYGLAKLPVSTSGLLSSTQLVFTAFFAFIIVRLKFTSYSVNSVFLLTIGAVVLALHSGSDRPEGESKKLYILGFIMTLAAAALAGLIFPLVELIYKKAQQAITYTFVLEFQIVYCFVATLFSTIGMIINNDFQAISGEAKTFELGEGRYYVVIILSAIIWQFYSLGSIGVIYSASSLVCGILISVLLPLTEVLAVILYRENFSAEKGISLALSLWGFVSYFYGDYKANNKRKNNQSPEIETIDKINCTP, encoded by the exons atggACTCT AAAATGGAACCTCAAGTAAGCTCAAGAATGAAGAAAATTCTTCTAATCATCAACTCTATATTTCTAGCTGTAGGAACCTGTGGTGCCCCTTTGATCATGCGCCTCTACTTCATCAAAGGAGGCAAAAGAATTTGGTTATCATGCTGGCTACAAACTGTTGCTTGGCCAATCAATTTCATCCCTTTAGTCATTTCCTACTTGTATCGtcgcaaaaataataataataatagcagCAAGCTCATTCTCATGACTCCCCGGATTTTCATGGCCACTATAGGGATTGGAATCCTACAAGGATGTGTGAACTATTCCTACGCTTATGGCTTAGCCAAATTACCCGTTTCCACTAGCGGACTTCTCAGTTCTACTCAACTTGTTTTCACTGCCTTCTTTGCCTTCATTATTGTGAGGCTGAAGTTCACTTCTTATTCCGTCAACTCCGTTTTTTTATTAACGATTGGTGCAGTGGTTTTGGCCCTACACTCCGGTAGTGATCGACCGGAGGGAGAGTCGAAGAAACTCTATATATTAGGGTTTATTATGACCCTGGCAGCTGCTGCATTGGCTGGCCTTATTTTTCCTTTGGTAGAGTTGATATACAAAAAGGCACAACAAGCAATCACTTACACATTTGTATTGGAGTTTCAGATTGTATATTGCTTTGTTGCTACTCTCTTTTCAacaattgggatgatcattaaCAACGATTTTCAG GCAATTTCAGGTGAGGCAAAAACATTTGAACTTGGAGAAGGTAGATATTATGTTGTGATAATATTGAGTGCAATAATTTGGCAATTCTACTCCTTAGGGTCCATTGGAGTCATCTATTCTGCTTCTTCTTTGGTATGTGGCATTTTGATATCAGTTCTACTTCCTCTCACCGAAGTTTTAGCTGTTATCCTTTACCGCGAAAATTTCAGTGCAGAGAAAGGGATTTCTCTTGCCCTTTCTCTATGGGGAtttgtttcatatttttatggTGATTATAAAGCGAACAACAAGAGAAAGAATAATCAATCTCCAGAAATTGAGACGattgataaaattaattgtaCCCCGTGA